A part of Leptospira congkakensis genomic DNA contains:
- a CDS encoding LA_2168 family protein: MCSFALYLLFGNLSLLAVGVEVGILGYELFLKEVNPKKSNQIPGWDLEIDRFSQNFQNSAYLNRVSGESMFVGLKDKNRKEKIVWDLEIKLTTGKETGLNPFYLGKNHYIGYETSKFFFGVGRREHLFRPKAFQTSYDGGEGVFIEFLPSQNLTLQFFLWDRYSGAILFEKDRFHSVLPRALEEERGLSGNSEPNKNKPNHHRRHSFGLSFGEFLVLRLGLQYIELGSYGRHVKDSQRETKVSGADGDSLVNGNLGIGFDMEVLDLQFDFLWAKGNDRTNSKLAAKSGSIPVSGEALQMGAELRFGDFLFRSSHFLSDREERNAKNQIIRDGYVSFGSHPAQTPYLSQILQVFPSAAVTDSGYEKNFALKEGRCFGYLTELVFQFTYHQFVAKMIGSYFLPYKVGAPSDGRISFQKRDFEVFAIGEGVLELSLKEDSSFELGMGFSQVFLPESIGLKSNFGYFFGRIQI; this comes from the coding sequence ATTTGTTCTTTCGCATTATATCTGTTATTTGGGAATCTTTCCTTATTGGCAGTGGGTGTAGAAGTGGGGATTCTGGGATATGAACTGTTTCTAAAAGAAGTAAATCCAAAAAAGTCGAATCAAATTCCTGGTTGGGATTTGGAAATTGATCGGTTTAGTCAAAATTTCCAAAACTCTGCTTATTTGAATCGAGTTTCCGGCGAATCGATGTTTGTTGGCCTAAAAGATAAAAACAGAAAAGAAAAAATTGTTTGGGATTTAGAAATCAAACTCACTACGGGAAAAGAAACGGGTTTAAATCCTTTTTATTTAGGAAAAAATCATTATATTGGTTATGAAACATCGAAGTTTTTTTTTGGAGTGGGTAGAAGAGAACATTTATTTCGACCAAAGGCTTTTCAAACTAGTTATGACGGAGGAGAGGGCGTTTTTATCGAATTTTTACCGAGTCAGAATTTAACATTACAGTTTTTTCTTTGGGATCGGTATTCAGGTGCAATTTTGTTTGAAAAAGACCGGTTCCATTCTGTACTTCCTCGTGCATTGGAAGAAGAAAGAGGTTTATCCGGAAACTCGGAACCAAACAAAAACAAACCGAACCATCACAGAAGACATTCCTTCGGACTGAGTTTCGGAGAGTTTCTTGTTTTACGTCTTGGACTCCAATACATCGAACTGGGAAGTTACGGGCGACATGTAAAAGATAGCCAACGAGAAACGAAAGTATCTGGAGCCGATGGAGATTCGTTGGTGAATGGAAATTTGGGGATTGGATTTGATATGGAAGTTTTAGACCTTCAGTTTGATTTTCTCTGGGCCAAAGGAAACGATAGAACCAATTCCAAATTGGCAGCAAAATCCGGCTCCATTCCCGTTTCAGGAGAAGCTTTACAAATGGGAGCAGAACTTCGATTTGGTGATTTCCTTTTCCGAAGTTCTCATTTTTTGTCTGACAGAGAAGAGAGGAATGCAAAAAATCAAATCATTCGAGATGGATATGTTTCTTTTGGTTCCCATCCCGCACAAACTCCGTATCTATCACAAATCTTGCAGGTTTTTCCTTCCGCAGCTGTTACCGATTCTGGATATGAAAAAAATTTCGCTTTAAAAGAAGGGAGGTGTTTTGGGTATTTAACGGAACTTGTTTTTCAGTTCACCTATCATCAGTTTGTTGCAAAAATGATAGGTTCTTATTTTTTACCATATAAAGTTGGGGCTCCCTCTGATGGTCGAATTAGTTTTCAAAAAAGGGATTTTGAAGTTTTTGCCATCGGGGAAGGTGTTCTGGAACTTTCTTTAAAGGAAGATTCTTCATTTGAATTGGGTATGGGTTTTTCTCAAGTGTTTTTACCCGAGTCCATTGGCCTAAAGTCAAACTTTGGATATTTTTTTGGGAGAATCCAGATATGA
- a CDS encoding phospholipase D-like domain-containing protein, translating to MNRILILLLFCSLTLLSFCKNQKSDKDLLSLLVPSPPISELYFSYPGRDVAEDKKRLVKDVLLSEIKKAKISIRAYLYSIDDYEIISELYLKQRMGVKIQLFGDKEEDYSELESFGLEIQRWSGSGIHHTKIWIIDGIRIFTGTGNFTTHGLMTDHNVYWIQNILPNELEGLVATLEGKNPRGFFQIGFLRYFVSPEAGLEIQQELIDAVDTAKHSIKYLIYSHYDPVLSLKLLEANKRGVRVEGIYNGPMSTNPEGIFLSQNLSSPSQIWEDGNVDFVYKNDRYLGGLLHHKTMLIDDRIVYTGSYNFSVSARDKNKEIFVRMEHPSVANEFLMEWKRILWMANSVTNPNTNSEQTNPNNDSDLKFYFIQRFQNSLFQTNVLFNSDGYFDTNSNALSNAYKQSLGLTGIIRNKIGDRFLFSSNLMDPIWEESEGSLSRLILQNYFLGTAVTLSSGEKVLSFSFWDGSHPKQSFIPDGNSTILGQTDFWRGKNLWFWVRTNQGNFSFCHTKEKNKPPEWMVFLMNRLEVTGKITPVCSND from the coding sequence ATGAATCGAATCCTAATCCTTCTTTTGTTTTGTTCCCTAACGCTTCTTAGTTTTTGCAAAAATCAAAAATCTGACAAAGATCTTTTATCTCTACTCGTTCCGAGTCCTCCTATTTCTGAGTTATATTTTTCTTATCCTGGTCGGGACGTAGCGGAAGACAAAAAAAGACTCGTGAAGGATGTTTTACTTTCTGAAATCAAAAAAGCAAAGATATCTATACGTGCATATCTCTATTCTATTGATGATTATGAAATCATCTCGGAATTGTATTTGAAACAAAGAATGGGAGTAAAGATCCAACTTTTTGGAGACAAAGAGGAAGATTATTCGGAACTAGAATCCTTTGGTTTAGAAATCCAAAGATGGTCGGGTTCTGGAATCCATCATACAAAAATTTGGATCATTGATGGAATTCGTATCTTTACGGGAACCGGAAACTTTACCACTCACGGACTCATGACGGATCATAATGTTTATTGGATCCAAAATATTTTACCAAATGAGTTAGAAGGGTTAGTGGCAACCCTAGAGGGAAAAAATCCCCGAGGTTTTTTTCAAATTGGCTTTTTACGATATTTTGTTTCTCCCGAAGCTGGACTCGAAATCCAACAAGAATTAATCGATGCAGTAGATACGGCAAAACACTCCATTAAATATTTAATTTATTCTCATTATGATCCCGTTCTAAGTTTAAAACTTTTGGAGGCTAACAAACGAGGAGTTCGCGTCGAAGGAATCTACAATGGTCCCATGTCTACTAACCCTGAAGGTATTTTCCTGAGTCAAAATTTAAGTTCTCCTTCGCAGATTTGGGAAGATGGAAATGTTGATTTTGTTTATAAAAATGATCGTTATTTGGGTGGGTTGTTGCATCACAAAACAATGCTGATTGATGATCGGATTGTTTATACTGGTTCGTATAATTTTTCCGTATCGGCAAGAGATAAAAACAAGGAAATTTTCGTAAGAATGGAACATCCTAGTGTTGCGAATGAGTTCCTGATGGAATGGAAGAGGATTTTATGGATGGCAAATTCTGTTACGAATCCAAATACAAATTCAGAACAAACAAATCCAAATAACGATTCGGATTTGAAATTTTATTTTATTCAGAGATTCCAAAACTCTTTGTTCCAAACAAATGTTTTGTTTAATAGTGACGGATACTTCGATACCAATTCCAATGCGTTATCAAATGCTTACAAACAAAGTTTGGGATTAACGGGTATTATTAGAAATAAAATTGGAGATCGGTTTTTATTTTCTTCCAATCTTATGGATCCTATTTGGGAAGAATCGGAAGGTTCCCTTTCACGACTTATTTTACAAAACTATTTTTTGGGAACTGCGGTCACTCTTTCTAGTGGAGAGAAAGTTCTTTCCTTTTCTTTTTGGGACGGTTCCCATCCTAAACAATCCTTTATACCGGATGGGAATTCTACGATTTTGGGTCAGACAGATTTTTGGAGGGGAAAAAACTTATGGTTTTGGGTGCGGACAAATCAAGGAAACTTTTCATTTTGTCATACAAAAGAAAAAAATAAACCACCCGAATGGATGGTATTTTTAATGAACCGTTTAGAAGTTACAGGAAAAATAACACCGGTTTGTTCTAACGACTGA